A window from Betta splendens chromosome 1, fBetSpl5.4, whole genome shotgun sequence encodes these proteins:
- the sec23b gene encoding protein transport protein Sec23B produces the protein MATYQEFIQQNEDRDGVRFSWNLWPSSRLEATRLVVPVSCLFTPLKERPDLPPVQYEPVLCSRANCKAVLNPLCQVDFRAKIWACNFCFQRNPFPPSYAGISEVNQPAELMPQFSTIEYIVQRGAPAPLIFFYVVDTCLEEEDLQALKESLQMSLSLLPPNALVGLITFGRMVQVHELSCEGISKSYVFRGTKDFSSKQIQEMLGLTKPAAPGPQGRPMPPQEAASFCKFLLPVHKVDMNLTDLLGELQRDPWPVPQGKRPLRSTGVALSVALGVLEGTYPNTGARVMLFIGGPPTQGPGMVVGDELKTPIRSWHDIQKDNARHLKKATKYYEALANRSAVNGHSIDIYACALDQTGLLEMKCLSNLTGGHVVMGDSFNTSLFKQTFQRVFSKDYNGDFRMAFGGVLEVKTSRELKVCGAIGPCVSLNSKASCVSENEMGIGGTSQWKLCSVNPSTTLGIYFEVVNQHNAPVPQGGRGAVQFVTQYQHSNTQRRIRVTTIARNWADAQSQIQHIESSFDQEAAAVLMARLGVFRAESEEGPDVLRWLDRQLIRLCQKFGQFNKDDPTSFRLSESLSLYPQFMFHLRRSPFLQVFNNSPDESSYYRHHFVRQDLTQSLIMIQPILYSYSFHGPPEPVLLDSSSILPDRILLMDTFFQLVIYHGETIAQWRKAGYQEMAEYENFKQLLQAPLDDAQEILQTRFPMPRYIDTEHGGSQARFLLSKVNPSQTHNNLYAWGQESGAPILTDDVSLQVFMDHLKKLAVSSST, from the exons ATGGCGACCTACCAGGAGTTCATCCAACAGAATGAGGACAGGGATGGGGTGCGATTCAGCTGGAACCTCTGGCCCTCCAGTCGTCTAGAAGCCACCAGGCTAGTGGTTCCTGTCTCCTGCCTCTTTACACCTCTCAAGGAGAGACCTGACCTTCCACCAGTTCAGTATGAACCAGTACTATGCAGCCGGGCCAACTGCAAGGCAGTGCTCAACCCGCTATG CCAAGTTGACTTCAGAGCAAAAATATGGGCATGCAACTTCTGCTTTCAGAGAAACCCA TTCCCCCCTTCTTATGCCGGCATATCAGAGGTGAACCAACCAGCTGAACTCATGCCACAGTTTTCTACCATTGAGTACATAGTACAG CGTGGAGCCCCTGCTCCTCTGATCTTTTTTTACGTAGTGGACACATGTTTGGAAGAAGAGGACCTTCAGGCGCTGAAGGAGTCCTTGCAGATGTCCCTCAGCCTGTTGCCGCCTAATGCACTAGTGGGCCTCATCACATTTGGACGTATGGTTCAGGTTCACGAGCTCAGCTGTGAGGGTATCTCCAAGAGCTATGTATTCAGAGGCACCAAGGATTTCTCCTCCAAACAGATCCAG GAAATGTTGGGTTTAACtaaaccagcagcaccaggaccaCAAGGTCGCCCAATGCCGCCCCAGGAGGCTGCATCCTTTTGCAA ATTCCTGCTGCCAGTGCACAAAGTGGATATGAATCTAACAGACCTACTTGGGGAGCTTCAGAGAGACCCCTGGCCTGTCCCTCAGGGAAAACGACCCCTGCGCTCCACTGGCGTTGCTCTGTCTGTTGCTCTCGGCGTGCTGGAG GGTACCTACCCCAACACAGGGGCTCGCGTGATGCTGTTCATCGGAGGGCCCCCCACCCAGGGCCCAGGAATGGTGGTGGGAGACGAGCTGAAAACGCCCATCCGTTCCTGGCATGACATCCAGAAGGACAATGCCCGCCATCTGAAGAAAGCCACCAAG TATTACGAAGCGTTGGCCAACCGCTCAGCAGTAAATGGTCACAGTATTGATATCTATGCCTGTGCCCTGGATCAAACTGGTCTCCTGGAGATGAAGTGCTTATCTAACCTCACTGG GGGTCACGTTGTGATGGGAGACTCCTTCAACACATCTCTGTTCAAGCAAACCTTCCAGAGGGTCTTCAGTAAAGACTACAATGGAGACTTCCGCATGGCCTTTGGCGGCGTCCTGGAAGTCAAG ACATCAAGGGAGCTGAAGGTCTGCGGGGCCATTGGGCCTTGTGTTTCACTCAACTCCAAAGCTTCCTGCGTTTCAGAGAAT GAGATGGGCATCGGTGGCACGAGCCAGTGGAAACTGTGCAGCGTCAACCCCTCCACCACTCTGggcatttattttgaagtggTCAATCAG CACAATGCACCAGTCCCACAGGGTGGCCGAGGTGCAGTCCAGTTTGTAACGCAGTAccaacactcaaacacacagaggaggataCGGGTCACCACCATCGCCAGGAA CTGGGCAGACGCACAGTCCCAGATTCAGCACATCGAGTCGTCGTTTGACCAGGAGGCGGCCGCCGTGCTCATGGCTCGCCTGGGAGTCTTCAGAGCCGAGTCAGAGGAGGGACCAGATGTGCTGCGTTGGCTCGACAGGCAGCTCATCCGCCTG TGTCAGAAGTTTGGTCAGTTCAATAAGGATGATCCCACATCATTCAGGCTGTCAGAGTCTCTGTCCCTTTACCCACAG ttTATGTTTCACCTGAGAAGGTCACCCTTCCTGCAGGTGTTCAACAACAGCCCAGATGAGTCATCCTACTACAGGCACCACTTTGTCAGGCAGGACTTGACCCAGTCTCTGATTATGATACAGCCCATTCTTTACTCCTACTCTTTCCATGGACCACCAGAG CCTGTTCTCCTGGACAGCAGCAGTATCCTACCAGATCGAATCCTGCTCATGGACACTTTCTTCCAGCTGGTTATCTATCATGGGGAG ACCATTGCCCAGTGGAGAAAGGCAGGCTACCAGGAAATGGCAGAGTATGAGAActtcaagcagctgctgcaggctcctCTGGATGACGCCCAGGAGATCCTGCAGACACGTTTCCCCATGCCACGCTACATTGACACAGAGCATGGAGGCTCACAGGCTCGCTTCCTGCTGTCCAAGGTCAACCCGTCACAAACCCACAACAACCTTTACGCCTGGGGACAG GAGAGCGGCGCCCCGATCCTCACTGATGACGTCAGCCTGCAGGTCTTCATGGACCACTTAAAGAAACTGGCTGTTTCCAGCTCTACATAG
- the ccdc85al gene encoding coiled-coil domain containing 85A, like: MEKATPPPQPQLQLSIAKTESPAEDIAGLTDEELLKWTKEDLVRRLRRSEADKMSVILDHGNLIREVNRSLQLHLNEIRGLKDINQKLQEDNRELRDLCCFLDDDRQKGKRVSREWQRLGRYSASIMRKEVTLYLQKLKELELRQEEVVRENLELKELCLLLDEEKAAAGGGGGGGGVGVGGCRNSIDSQNSLLLVPGQGLLMRDVGDGSSTSSAGSADSSDHPHHKQPHLPAGVGGGAGEKGSPELLHKPRCSSISGIAGGGAGDRDVSSPEHPSGRHRSTSLEYPYTLPQLCRPRCGSISVPDHSRALRGLSPEKYGRGAGRGSPEQHPKHHSSDLLLGQRQHFLGQGGSGELFQRHHRSSISSMGCGSPEPRQAHIGGGEHHEKGCVVQGGSPDTHRHQYSMSPDHVKLGSPGREGQRRAAGDELSPHHRSIYNGMNALISAGCCTNNCRNVKLWDSFDASS; encoded by the exons ATGGAGAAAGCGACTCCACCGCCccagcctcagctccagctctccATAGCGAAGACGGAAAGTCCGGCGGAGGACATCGCCGGCCTGACCGACGAGGAGCTGCTCAAGTGGACGAAGGAGGATTTGGTGCGGCGGCTGAGGCGGTCCGAGGCCGACAAGATGAGCGTGATTCTGGACCACGGGAATCTCATCCGGGAGGTCAATCGCAGCCTACAGCTGCACTTGAATGAAATCAGGGGGCTGAAG GACATTAACCAGAAGCTACAGGAGGACAACCGCGAGTTGCGGGACCTGTGCTGCTTCCTGGATGATGACCGGCAGAAGGGAAAGCGCGTGTCCAGAGAGTGGCAGCGCCTGGGCCGGTACAGCGCCAGCATCATGCGCAAGGAGGTGACCCTCTATCtccagaagctgaaggagctggagcttcggcaggaggaggtggttcgggagaacctggagctgaaggagctctgCTTGTTGCTGGACGAGGAGAAGGCGGCggcaggcggcggcggagggggagggggagtggGGGTGGGCGGCTGCCGCAACTCCATAGACAGCCAGAACAGTCTGCTGCTGGTGCCGGGGCAGGGGCTCCTCATGAGGGACGTGGGGGATGGGAGCAGCACCTCCAGCGCGGGGAGCGCCGACAGCTCCGACCACCCCCACCACAAGCAGCCTCACCTCCCCGCGGGAgtgggcggcggcgccggggagAAGGGCAGCCCCGAGCTGCTGCACAAACccaggtgcagcagcatcagtggaaTAGCAGGGGGGGGCGCGGGGGACAGGGACGTGTCCAGCCCGGAGCACCCCAGCGGGCGCCACCGCAGCACCAGCCTGGAGTACCCGTACACGCTGCCCCAGCTCTGCCGGCCGCGCTGCGGCTCCATCTCCGTGCCCGACCACAGCCGCGCCCTGCGAGGCCTCAGCCCCGAGAAATACGGCAGGGGCGCGGGCCGGGGGAGCCCGGAGCAGCACCCCAAGCACCACAGCTCCGACCTCCTGCTGGGCCAGAGGCAGCACTTCCTGGGCCAGGGCGGCAGCGGGGAGCTTTTCCAGCGGCACCaccgcagcagcatcagcagcatggGCTGCGGGAGCCCCGAACCGCGCCAAGCGCACATAGGGGGCGGCGAGCACCACGAAAAGGGCTGCGTGGTGCAGGGGGGCAGCCCCGACACCCACCGGCACCAGTACAGTATGAGCCCGGACCACGTGAAGCTGGGAAGCCCCGGACGCGAGGGGCAGCGGAGGGCGGCCGGGGACGAGCTGTCGCCGCACCACCGGAGCATCTACAATGGCATGAACG